A single window of Rubripirellula lacrimiformis DNA harbors:
- a CDS encoding polymorphic toxin-type HINT domain-containing protein, protein MAHNPEVGSEEREGWVEPDWSNYLKLSLVMPKDDGSELKMELLRSEDWVRSQLSWLVDEAEAESNDLVAQIQLLPINAPDSEFERDRLNVPLSPMRPVFRELLLTNATIELQGWQIQSLLVEMDLPELAITGSAIVTDIQSAPMVKSGQGRVVTATFHHSSGDVIDLTISDNLDAETIGTTSNHPFWSVDRQEYVQAGRLDKGERVRTYHGDTKRVVSKLARPGPQAVYNMEVHGEHVYYVGDQGLLVHNSQTYDFGGGVAYTDSLDDLAPNRGGLGLGRFAREMNADASTRRVLNQTRGRVFDDVAGQSVDGRFIDLQSEVTIRPFVDANGTLAGRGFRADRLGIDVESFATRPLEFKSSFRAPLTKGQRQGFPLFEQFGGQVRGHGGGLAFPQGTVLDPSNVLTIRPRDLPRAARIQFGQDLRDALIQLRSAQ, encoded by the coding sequence TTGGCGCACAACCCCGAAGTCGGTTCGGAAGAACGCGAGGGATGGGTGGAGCCCGATTGGTCGAATTATCTAAAGTTGTCTTTGGTGATGCCGAAAGACGACGGTAGCGAGTTGAAGATGGAACTTCTGCGCAGCGAAGATTGGGTGCGTTCGCAGCTGAGTTGGTTGGTCGATGAAGCGGAAGCTGAGTCGAATGACCTAGTCGCTCAGATCCAACTGCTCCCTATAAACGCTCCTGATTCCGAGTTTGAAAGAGATCGACTAAACGTCCCTCTCTCGCCCATGCGCCCGGTCTTTCGAGAGCTACTTCTGACCAATGCCACAATCGAATTGCAGGGCTGGCAGATACAGTCGCTGTTGGTAGAGATGGACCTACCCGAACTCGCGATCACCGGTTCCGCGATTGTGACTGACATTCAATCAGCACCGATGGTCAAAAGTGGTCAGGGCCGCGTTGTGACGGCAACCTTTCATCATAGCAGCGGCGACGTCATTGACCTGACGATCAGTGATAATTTGGACGCGGAAACCATCGGTACGACAAGCAATCACCCATTCTGGTCGGTTGACCGCCAAGAATACGTCCAAGCCGGACGACTTGACAAGGGTGAGCGAGTCCGAACCTACCACGGTGACACGAAACGGGTTGTAAGCAAACTCGCGCGTCCGGGCCCCCAGGCTGTCTACAACATGGAAGTGCACGGGGAGCACGTCTACTATGTAGGCGACCAAGGACTATTAGTCCACAACTCACAAACATACGACTTCGGTGGAGGAGTTGCCTATACAGATTCTCTCGATGACCTTGCCCCAAACAGGGGAGGGCTTGGGCTTGGTCGTTTCGCTCGCGAGATGAACGCGGATGCTTCGACTCGTAGAGTTTTGAACCAAACTCGTGGCAGAGTTTTCGATGATGTAGCGGGACAGTCGGTCGATGGCCGCTTTATCGACCTACAAAGTGAAGTAACCATACGACCGTTTGTTGACGCAAATGGTACGTTGGCTGGCCGAGGATTCCGGGCAGATCGACTCGGAATTGATGTCGAATCATTTGCAACGCGGCCACTTGAGTTTAAGTCCAGTTTCAGAGCGCCGCTGACGAAGGGTCAGCGTCAGGGCTTCCCGTTATTCGAGCAGTTTGGCGGTCAAGTCAGAGGACATGGTGGCGGGTTGGCGTTCCCTCAAGGGACGGTTCTTGATCCGTCAAATGTATTGACTATTCGTCCGCGTGATCTTCCGCGAGCTGCAAGAATTCAGTTTGGCCAGGACCTACGTGACGCGCTGATCCAGTTGCGTTCAGCCCAATAA
- a CDS encoding IS66 family transposase — protein sequence MDPKPLPADLDAAHALIQKQAVALELKDKLIEEQAHSVLELKSDRDKLDEKNIELNLTIEKLLKQLFGRKSERRIDCDGQLHFDLGEEPTPEVISALEEAICDARQIVDDAEEDKKKRRRNRSATGDRKFPEHLPRYERIVDVPEGKREGLTLIGYDEVETLEWVPADLKVRLTKYAKYVHPTDKAQGIVSPERPTGLVEWDRFDASIGVEVVAWKYFYHLPFYRQQDMFGASGWTPSRSTLQNIETAVEFALRPLAEHLQSILKQDPTVGCDDTGVLLITPAAMPDLSDHPRGKRITEVLEKAMTTGKPSIKANFWGYYASRLPVVAFDFTVSRHRDGPDDVLSDFEGNLIGDCWSGFQKIQIRSDSRITFAACWAHARRKIDECRSAFPIQVAKLESLIGNLYDVEDQCKHLTAPEQLSRRQSLSRHVLDQIEAYLSSEAMQSPKVLPKSNLGMAAAYVRRHWEALHRFTEDVSIPLDNNDCEQLMKRVATGRKNWMFKGSVAAGERAANLMTIIGSAIRNNLDVRAYLDDVLRRALSGETDWQSMTPHAWKAEHPESIRQYRDDERRQAADRKKTRRARRRTRKK from the coding sequence ATGGATCCCAAACCACTCCCCGCCGACCTCGATGCTGCTCATGCGTTGATTCAAAAACAAGCCGTCGCACTGGAGTTGAAAGACAAGCTGATTGAGGAACAAGCCCACAGCGTCTTAGAACTTAAGTCCGACCGTGACAAACTCGACGAGAAGAACATCGAGCTGAACCTGACGATCGAGAAACTTCTCAAGCAACTTTTTGGTCGCAAGAGTGAGCGACGCATCGACTGTGACGGCCAGCTGCATTTCGACTTGGGCGAAGAGCCCACGCCCGAAGTCATCAGCGCACTCGAAGAAGCGATCTGCGACGCTCGACAAATTGTTGACGATGCCGAAGAAGACAAGAAGAAGCGACGACGAAATCGCTCCGCAACCGGCGACCGCAAGTTCCCCGAACATTTGCCGCGCTATGAACGCATCGTCGATGTGCCCGAAGGAAAACGCGAAGGCTTGACCCTGATCGGCTATGACGAAGTTGAAACGCTGGAGTGGGTTCCCGCGGATCTCAAAGTCCGACTAACCAAGTATGCCAAATACGTCCACCCAACCGACAAAGCGCAAGGCATCGTCAGCCCCGAGCGGCCCACGGGCCTCGTCGAATGGGATCGCTTCGACGCCTCGATCGGTGTCGAGGTGGTGGCCTGGAAGTACTTCTATCACCTGCCGTTCTATCGTCAACAAGACATGTTCGGGGCCAGCGGCTGGACGCCCAGTCGCAGCACACTGCAGAACATCGAAACGGCCGTCGAGTTCGCCCTGCGTCCGCTCGCCGAGCACTTGCAGAGCATTCTGAAACAAGATCCCACCGTTGGCTGTGATGACACCGGCGTGCTGTTGATTACGCCCGCCGCGATGCCGGACTTATCGGATCACCCGCGCGGTAAACGTATCACCGAGGTCCTCGAGAAGGCGATGACCACAGGCAAGCCAAGCATCAAAGCGAACTTCTGGGGCTACTACGCTTCACGGCTTCCGGTTGTCGCTTTCGACTTCACGGTTAGCCGTCACCGTGATGGTCCGGACGACGTGCTGAGTGACTTTGAAGGTAACCTGATTGGCGACTGTTGGTCGGGATTTCAGAAGATCCAAATACGAAGCGACTCGCGAATCACTTTCGCAGCGTGCTGGGCACATGCGCGTCGCAAGATCGACGAGTGCCGCAGTGCGTTCCCGATCCAAGTGGCGAAACTTGAGTCGTTGATTGGAAATCTTTACGACGTGGAGGATCAATGCAAACACCTTACTGCGCCGGAGCAACTTTCGCGACGCCAAAGCCTGTCACGTCATGTTCTGGATCAGATCGAAGCCTATCTTTCCAGTGAAGCGATGCAGTCACCGAAGGTGCTTCCCAAGAGCAACCTTGGGATGGCGGCGGCCTACGTCCGTCGGCACTGGGAGGCACTCCATCGTTTTACCGAAGATGTATCGATCCCGCTGGACAACAACGACTGCGAGCAGTTGATGAAGCGGGTGGCGACGGGTCGCAAGAACTGGATGTTCAAAGGCTCGGTGGCCGCGGGCGAACGGGCTGCAAACTTAATGACAATCATCGGGAGCGCGATCCGCAACAACTTGGACGTGCGAGCGTACTTGGATGATGTCCTGCGGCGTGCGCTATCCGGCGAAACCGACTGGCAATCAATGACGCCCCATGCCTGGAAGGCAGAACATCCCGAATCGATCCGGCAATACCGCGACGACGAACGTCGCCAAGCCGCCGACCGCAAGAAAACTCGCCGCGCCCGCCGCCGAACCCGCAAAAAGTAA
- the tnpB gene encoding IS66 family insertion sequence element accessory protein TnpB (TnpB, as the term is used for proteins encoded by IS66 family insertion elements, is considered an accessory protein, since TnpC, encoded by a neighboring gene, is a DDE family transposase.), producing MIGLPDGMPIYLCTEPVDFRKGFDGLTGIVTTSLGKSVTDGSLFLFVNRKRDRIKALWWETGGLTLWYRRLEQGTVELPTPPCDQTHVTIDSVELAMWIAGVSLKSAKTRRKRMVA from the coding sequence ATGATCGGATTGCCTGATGGCATGCCGATCTATCTGTGCACCGAGCCGGTCGACTTTCGAAAAGGCTTTGATGGTCTGACCGGAATCGTCACCACCTCGTTGGGCAAGAGCGTCACCGACGGTTCGCTGTTTCTGTTTGTCAATCGAAAGCGAGACCGCATCAAAGCCCTCTGGTGGGAGACTGGTGGATTGACCTTGTGGTACAGGCGACTCGAGCAAGGCACCGTCGAGCTGCCAACGCCTCCCTGTGATCAAACGCACGTCACGATCGATTCGGTCGAACTGGCCATGTGGATCGCAGGCGTCTCACTGAAATCGGCCAAGACAAGACGCAAGCGAATGGTGGCGTAG
- the tnpA gene encoding IS66 family insertion sequence element accessory protein TnpA → MNRAETAKLWTERLQRFEQAQMTVAQFCSAEGVSQPSFYNWKRKLRSTRDPKVPVVAKFVPVSFQATPDRPAPAANLANATIELPGGIRIRIEVPTDSQPNPLRKDQP, encoded by the coding sequence ATGAATCGAGCCGAAACCGCGAAGCTTTGGACGGAGCGTCTGCAACGATTTGAGCAAGCTCAGATGACGGTCGCTCAATTCTGTTCCGCCGAAGGTGTTTCGCAGCCGTCTTTCTACAACTGGAAACGCAAGCTGCGGTCGACGCGGGATCCGAAAGTCCCCGTCGTGGCCAAGTTTGTGCCCGTCTCGTTTCAAGCCACACCGGATCGCCCCGCTCCCGCAGCCAATCTCGCGAACGCGACGATTGAACTTCCCGGTGGCATCCGCATTCGTATCGAAGTGCCAACTGATTCTCAGCCGAATCCACTGCGCAAGGATCAACCATGA
- a CDS encoding aspartyl/asparaginyl beta-hydroxylase domain-containing protein — MDKFVQRVEDNVFTDSMLEEVHANHLLWLRNTSRQEKIRCQRDTQTIFIRTAKKPVPVEVESSDVRASNWTRMSKQFPVLSQWAEEFAVRVGGDLGRVFLVRLKPKGRVYKHVDQGSYYECRDRYHLLLQCDGESQLVCGDTSCRVAAGEVWWLNNSVAYEETNTGSDWRIHVIIDVLPTPRRPRPDSEWKHFQYIRNVDTAEMLVDLKQQGESAWGENTRRQRSIRVQRETSSIPLRSSLSSRPPGVRNNDMHPSESTSLAVHFPAIYGWASEFARETGGDLARLSIVRLNPFSQVYPHIDEGEYYRARDRYHLVLQSKGGSEMICGDERVVFRERELWWFDNKAIHEARNNTDEGRVHVIFDVQPHQRSGELWMGLGDRANYQ, encoded by the coding sequence ATGGATAAGTTTGTTCAAAGAGTCGAAGACAACGTTTTCACCGATTCGATGCTAGAGGAGGTTCATGCAAATCATTTGCTATGGCTCCGCAATACCAGTCGTCAAGAAAAAATTCGCTGCCAAAGAGACACACAAACGATTTTTATTCGAACGGCAAAGAAACCGGTTCCGGTAGAGGTAGAGTCGAGCGACGTTCGGGCGAGCAATTGGACTCGGATGTCGAAACAGTTTCCTGTCTTGTCTCAGTGGGCAGAGGAATTCGCGGTTCGGGTGGGGGGCGATCTTGGGCGTGTCTTTTTGGTTCGATTGAAGCCGAAGGGACGCGTTTACAAGCACGTTGATCAAGGAAGCTACTATGAATGCCGAGATCGCTACCACTTGCTTTTACAATGCGACGGTGAATCTCAACTGGTCTGCGGAGATACTAGTTGTCGTGTAGCAGCAGGCGAGGTCTGGTGGCTGAACAACAGTGTTGCGTATGAGGAAACGAACACAGGTTCCGATTGGCGAATCCATGTGATCATCGACGTGCTACCGACGCCTCGGCGACCACGGCCAGATTCTGAGTGGAAGCATTTTCAGTACATTCGAAATGTTGACACAGCCGAGATGCTGGTGGATCTGAAGCAGCAAGGTGAGTCCGCTTGGGGCGAAAACACACGGCGGCAAAGGAGTATTCGAGTGCAGCGAGAAACAAGCAGTATCCCCCTGCGGTCCAGCTTGTCCTCGCGTCCCCCCGGCGTTCGCAACAACGACATGCACCCAAGCGAGTCGACAAGCTTGGCAGTACATTTTCCGGCAATCTATGGCTGGGCCAGCGAATTCGCTCGCGAAACTGGTGGTGATCTAGCTCGGCTAAGCATCGTTCGCTTGAACCCATTCTCTCAGGTTTACCCGCATATTGACGAAGGGGAGTACTATCGGGCACGAGATCGATATCATCTCGTGTTGCAGAGCAAAGGTGGTAGTGAAATGATCTGCGGTGATGAACGCGTCGTTTTTCGGGAGCGAGAGCTGTGGTGGTTCGACAACAAAGCAATCCATGAGGCTCGAAATAACACTGACGAAGGGCGGGTTCACGTCATTTTCGATGTCCAGCCGCACCAGAGATCTGGCGAACTGTGGATGGGGCTTGGCGATCGTGCGAATTACCAATGA
- a CDS encoding GSCFA domain-containing protein produces the protein MPTPRHEVQGPVLPTGTHAAISGREALRRAMSNRFRKFMYVDGNQIENAGNRIREDDIVNASVNPKFQLSRGAKVFTIGSCFARNVEDKLISHGVNVASRGFSLPREYYYKPSMHGPRTALNKYSPHSIAFELDRVISGRSLENDGFVQVDDSLWYDPHCSQVVPRPLEDCREVRAKVAGVTREIEDCDFVFVTLGLTETWIDNELNVPVNLPPKPNLLKRFPDRFGFSNATYPSVVEALESTIDLVCKQCNREMKFIFTVSPVPLQTTYSDVDVILANTYSKSVLRAACGHLSAMHDNVDYFPSFEMLMYSNRRLVWREDEVHIKNSAVGTVIQRFANSYLED, from the coding sequence ATGCCAACTCCGCGTCATGAAGTCCAAGGCCCCGTCTTACCTACCGGCACGCACGCTGCGATCAGCGGGCGGGAGGCTTTGCGGCGAGCGATGTCGAATCGATTTCGCAAGTTCATGTACGTCGACGGCAATCAAATCGAAAATGCTGGGAATCGAATTCGGGAGGACGACATTGTCAACGCGAGCGTCAATCCAAAGTTTCAGCTTTCTCGGGGGGCAAAGGTTTTTACGATTGGATCATGTTTCGCGAGAAATGTCGAAGATAAATTGATCTCGCACGGAGTGAACGTTGCTTCCCGGGGCTTCTCCTTGCCTCGTGAATATTACTACAAGCCTTCGATGCATGGTCCACGGACGGCACTCAACAAGTATTCACCGCATTCAATTGCGTTCGAGTTGGATCGAGTCATCTCAGGTCGCTCCCTGGAAAACGATGGTTTTGTGCAGGTCGATGATTCATTGTGGTACGACCCCCATTGCTCCCAAGTGGTGCCCCGACCGCTGGAGGACTGCCGAGAAGTTCGCGCGAAAGTTGCCGGGGTTACTCGCGAGATTGAAGACTGCGATTTTGTATTTGTCACGCTGGGGTTAACGGAAACATGGATAGACAATGAGTTAAATGTCCCTGTGAACCTACCTCCGAAGCCAAATCTTCTAAAACGCTTCCCCGATCGATTCGGTTTTTCGAATGCAACCTATCCAAGTGTGGTGGAAGCATTGGAGTCGACTATCGACTTGGTTTGCAAGCAGTGCAACCGTGAGATGAAGTTTATCTTCACCGTGTCACCCGTTCCGCTGCAGACAACCTACAGTGACGTCGATGTTATTCTTGCCAACACCTATTCAAAAAGTGTTTTGCGAGCCGCCTGTGGTCATCTGTCTGCCATGCATGACAATGTTGATTACTTTCCGAGTTTTGAGATGCTGATGTATTCCAATCGAAGGCTGGTTTGGCGGGAGGACGAAGTTCACATCAAAAATTCCGCCGTGGGAACTGTCATTCAACGGTTCGCGAATAGTTATCTCGAAGATTGA
- a CDS encoding glycosyltransferase family 25 protein: MGNAAVERCFVINLDRRPDRMQQFLDGLPKSWPLPQVERISAFDGQGVNVLPPLWPSKGAWGCYQSHLSILNRCLDDGVNSYAVFEDDAIFSADFKDRFVTFMRELPENCGLAYLGGQNLMGDRFLPIQISESVFVPYNVNRTHAMILRGRESMMKLQQHLCRPYKKPGFHIDHLLGQLIQRQYHAHRFGRAEDARSVPTYIPSQWMVGQNAGHSDIVNREIKQTKLFLNAGDVSLSTHPFVAVMGIYRSGTTAVSLMLRDLGVYMGNKLVGRVPDGGGEAIGLRNICENVIALPDLSPKQSERRTDRLVKRWVIDRKNVARNRPVETIAGGKHPLLCAMGPHLLRAAGQGLVVISIDRSIEEATESLQQCCTHNYAGWSPVTEKNCRLLQERLMRAKQTFLDLHPSIPVLRVDYNLLQQSPAIEVDRVIAFLKLSPSRIRRRQAVRNLEKQSRHFGAATTY, from the coding sequence ATGGGAAACGCCGCAGTCGAACGTTGCTTTGTCATCAATCTGGATCGACGTCCGGATCGCATGCAGCAGTTTCTAGACGGTTTGCCGAAGTCATGGCCGTTGCCACAGGTGGAACGCATTTCTGCGTTTGACGGCCAGGGCGTGAACGTGCTTCCCCCGTTGTGGCCATCGAAGGGCGCATGGGGGTGCTATCAATCCCACCTCTCAATTTTGAATCGATGTTTGGACGACGGCGTCAATTCATATGCCGTGTTTGAAGACGATGCGATTTTCAGTGCCGATTTCAAAGATCGATTCGTAACGTTCATGCGTGAATTGCCGGAGAATTGCGGGCTCGCATATCTTGGCGGTCAGAACTTGATGGGCGATCGGTTTTTGCCGATTCAGATCAGTGAATCGGTTTTCGTGCCATACAACGTCAATCGCACGCATGCGATGATTCTTCGCGGGCGTGAAAGCATGATGAAGCTGCAGCAGCATCTTTGTCGCCCCTACAAAAAGCCAGGATTTCATATCGATCATCTGCTAGGGCAGCTGATTCAGCGACAGTATCACGCCCATAGATTCGGAAGAGCGGAAGATGCCCGCAGCGTTCCAACTTACATTCCCAGCCAATGGATGGTTGGACAAAATGCAGGTCACTCTGACATCGTCAACCGAGAGATCAAGCAAACAAAGCTTTTTCTGAACGCAGGCGATGTATCGCTTTCCACTCATCCGTTCGTTGCGGTGATGGGGATATACCGTTCTGGAACTACGGCGGTATCGTTAATGCTTCGAGACCTTGGTGTCTACATGGGAAACAAGCTAGTCGGTCGCGTTCCTGATGGTGGCGGTGAGGCGATCGGTCTGAGAAACATTTGCGAGAATGTCATTGCCCTGCCAGATCTTTCTCCAAAGCAATCCGAACGTCGCACCGACCGCCTTGTTAAGCGGTGGGTGATTGATCGAAAAAATGTAGCGAGGAACCGCCCCGTCGAAACAATAGCGGGAGGCAAGCATCCACTGCTTTGCGCGATGGGGCCCCATCTTCTGCGAGCAGCTGGGCAGGGATTGGTCGTCATTTCTATCGATCGCTCGATCGAAGAGGCAACGGAGTCTTTGCAGCAATGCTGTACGCACAACTATGCTGGCTGGAGCCCTGTCACAGAGAAAAATTGTCGCCTTCTACAAGAACGGTTGATGCGGGCAAAGCAGACCTTCCTTGACTTGCATCCGAGTATCCCCGTCTTGCGAGTGGATTATAATTTGCTTCAGCAGTCACCAGCAATTGAAGTCGATCGTGTCATCGCATTCCTGAAACTGAGTCCGTCGCGAATCCGCCGTCGACAAGCTGTTCGGAATCTAGAAAAACAAAGCAGGCACTTCGGAGCAGCGACGACGTATTGA
- a CDS encoding sulfotransferase, translating into MASSWRSGSTLLQRMLMPSCFVWGEPYGHAWPIQSLLAPYASVTEQWPAEASLYDGRLSDGYEGRFIANLYPTIRDLDDASRQYIKQLFKASAQTAGADHWGAKEVRWDGQIARSLKRLFPSAKFLFLIRNPYDAYRSFSAFRAKTSPWYDRWPDREVTTTLFAKHWSRITESFLEVSNEVDAKLVRYENLNGSAADEIEEYLGFELNRTELANRPQSNPDPKETIEEDAAAELDKYVAPLAKQLQYQNEVAAKKEALGGFYTIEQSRSKCVILTPVGHSIEPKCEQSLTRLESMGYAVRRVRGYSAIDRARNEIASHALRDDFEETMWIDSDVTFDPEVIDNMRSLGEPILAGIYPQKGFQKIACRVLPETRSIQFGQNGGLMEVRYVAAGFLLVHRSVYKTVQTQLALPLCNEIFGGGVAPYFQPMVIDHGGSPLYLAEDFAFCERARQCGYNIMVDTRIRLGHVGSYEYSWEDSGKQLERVQNFTLRLGQN; encoded by the coding sequence ATGGCGTCGAGTTGGCGATCTGGATCAACTCTCTTGCAACGGATGCTAATGCCAAGCTGCTTCGTTTGGGGAGAGCCCTACGGGCACGCTTGGCCAATACAATCATTGCTTGCCCCGTACGCTAGCGTGACGGAGCAATGGCCTGCGGAGGCGAGTCTCTACGACGGGCGACTATCGGATGGCTATGAGGGAAGATTCATTGCCAATCTCTACCCAACGATTCGTGATCTCGACGACGCGTCACGACAGTACATCAAACAACTGTTCAAAGCGTCAGCACAAACCGCAGGGGCGGATCACTGGGGAGCGAAAGAAGTTCGGTGGGATGGGCAAATCGCCCGATCGCTGAAACGTCTTTTCCCATCTGCCAAGTTTCTCTTTTTGATTCGAAACCCTTACGATGCCTACCGTTCCTTTTCAGCGTTTCGTGCTAAAACAAGTCCGTGGTACGACCGCTGGCCAGACAGGGAAGTTACGACAACGCTGTTTGCGAAACACTGGAGCCGGATCACGGAAAGCTTCCTTGAAGTTTCCAACGAAGTTGACGCGAAATTAGTCCGATACGAAAACCTAAATGGTTCCGCGGCCGATGAAATCGAAGAGTATCTTGGCTTTGAATTGAACCGGACTGAACTTGCAAACCGCCCCCAAAGCAATCCCGACCCCAAGGAAACGATCGAAGAAGACGCTGCCGCGGAACTCGATAAATACGTTGCCCCACTGGCCAAACAGCTTCAGTATCAGAACGAAGTAGCCGCAAAGAAAGAGGCGTTAGGTGGTTTCTATACGATTGAGCAGTCGCGATCGAAGTGTGTCATCTTGACGCCTGTTGGGCATTCGATCGAACCCAAATGTGAGCAATCACTCACAAGACTCGAGTCGATGGGCTACGCCGTTCGGAGAGTAAGGGGCTATTCAGCAATCGATCGTGCTCGGAACGAAATAGCGTCGCACGCTCTTCGCGACGATTTCGAGGAAACGATGTGGATCGACAGCGATGTTACTTTTGATCCAGAAGTGATCGATAACATGCGGTCCTTGGGTGAACCAATCCTTGCCGGAATTTACCCCCAAAAAGGATTCCAGAAAATTGCATGCCGGGTGCTTCCGGAAACAAGGAGTATTCAGTTCGGTCAGAACGGTGGGCTTATGGAAGTCCGCTATGTCGCAGCCGGATTCTTGCTGGTGCATCGATCGGTCTACAAGACAGTCCAAACTCAACTTGCCCTACCACTTTGCAATGAAATATTCGGAGGCGGAGTTGCCCCTTACTTCCAACCGATGGTAATCGATCATGGCGGATCACCGCTTTATCTCGCAGAAGATTTTGCGTTCTGCGAGCGAGCACGCCAGTGTGGATATAACATCATGGTCGATACACGAATACGGCTCGGACACGTGGGCAGCTACGAATACAGCTGGGAGGATTCTGGAAAGCAACTTGAGCGAGTCCAAAACTTCACTCTCCGGCTCGGCCAGAACTAA
- a CDS encoding CAP domain-containing protein — MNPATACILCQSLIVVATTVAASGQEPSSTSSDGNNAELHTRSSNMIATVEDAIFTQTNAFRKSNDLGGVQRDDHLMQAAEKFAEFMARTDKYGHRANGQSPAQRAEAAGYDYCVVRENIAYRSNTGEITAETLIEVFVQGWIDSPPHRENMLADYATETGVGVATTDEITYYAVQMFGRPKSAAFQLTLINKSEETKTVVFRANDEQDEVELQPQMTLRMTRCLPTKISLPGSGVSKRMTSRATLTITDEGITESD; from the coding sequence ATGAACCCTGCTACTGCTTGCATTCTGTGCCAATCGCTAATCGTCGTGGCGACAACGGTGGCGGCCAGCGGGCAAGAACCATCATCAACTTCCTCGGATGGCAACAACGCCGAGCTACATACTCGCTCCTCAAACATGATCGCGACCGTCGAAGACGCAATCTTCACACAGACCAACGCGTTTCGAAAGTCAAATGACTTGGGTGGGGTGCAGCGGGATGACCACTTGATGCAAGCGGCCGAGAAGTTCGCAGAGTTCATGGCTCGTACGGACAAATACGGACACCGAGCAAACGGTCAATCGCCGGCCCAGCGGGCAGAGGCGGCTGGGTATGACTACTGTGTCGTCCGCGAGAACATTGCCTACCGCTCGAACACAGGTGAAATTACCGCCGAAACGTTGATTGAAGTCTTCGTTCAAGGATGGATCGACTCACCACCACATCGCGAGAACATGCTAGCCGACTATGCTACTGAAACGGGCGTCGGAGTCGCGACGACTGACGAAATCACCTACTACGCCGTGCAGATGTTCGGTCGTCCAAAGTCAGCGGCCTTCCAGCTGACGCTAATCAACAAATCAGAGGAAACTAAAACAGTAGTCTTTCGCGCCAATGATGAGCAAGACGAAGTGGAACTTCAGCCGCAAATGACCCTAAGGATGACACGGTGTCTTCCGACCAAAATTTCATTACCGGGAAGCGGCGTTTCCAAGCGGATGACATCCCGCGCAACCTTGACCATTACGGACGAAGGAATCACGGAGTCTGATTGA
- a CDS encoding DUF1269 domain-containing protein, whose protein sequence is MPQECLIAEFTDVTSFRTALEVLEKSQFSERDVSLVTKSDQVSESVIGDTKDTKPASPPAGKTTGAATIAGGTLGAMLGTATLMGPMLVAGPLIGMAAGAAGGSVLSAIESWGVHRDVGKGYEERVRNGSQLIVLTGKDIDLSEGEQLLKTCGPKSLERFQPVA, encoded by the coding sequence ATGCCCCAAGAATGCCTGATTGCTGAGTTCACTGACGTCACCTCCTTTCGCACCGCGTTGGAAGTACTGGAAAAATCGCAGTTTTCCGAACGTGACGTTTCGCTAGTGACCAAATCGGACCAAGTCTCCGAATCCGTGATAGGTGACACGAAAGACACCAAGCCAGCGTCGCCCCCGGCTGGCAAAACCACTGGGGCAGCGACGATTGCCGGTGGCACGCTGGGCGCGATGTTAGGCACCGCGACGTTGATGGGCCCGATGTTGGTGGCTGGGCCGCTGATTGGAATGGCCGCCGGCGCTGCCGGTGGTAGTGTTCTGTCAGCTATCGAAAGCTGGGGCGTCCACCGCGACGTAGGCAAGGGTTATGAAGAACGGGTCCGCAACGGTTCGCAATTGATCGTGCTAACCGGCAAAGATATCGACCTGTCTGAGGGAGAGCAGCTACTGAAAACCTGTGGCCCGAAATCGCTAGAGCGGTTTCAGCCTGTGGCTTGA